GCAGCGAAGCGCATCACGCGACGTGGCTTCCTGGGCGTGTCCGCCGCCGTTGCGGGCTACGGCATGGGCATTGCCGCGTTTCCCGGCGACGCCATGGCCGAACAGGTTGTGGAAGGCGCAACGGCTACGGCGGTGCCGACCGATGCCATCCGCCCGTTCCGTGTCGCGTTTCCACAGGAAGCGCTGCAGGATCTGAAGCGACGAATCCTGGCCACGCGCTGGCCGACCCGCGAAACCGTCACCGATGCGTCGCAGGGCGTGCGCCTGGCCACGGTGCAGCAGCTTGCGCGCTACTGGACCACCCAGTATGACTGGCGCAAGGTCGAAGCCCGCCTCAATGCCCTGCCGCAGTTCAAGACGACCATCGATGGCGTCGACATCCATTTCATCCACGTGCGGTCGAAGCATGCCAACGCGCTGCCGGTGATCGTCACGCATGGCTGGCCCGGGTCGGTGATCGAGCAGCTGAAGATCATCGGCCCGCTGACCGACCCGACCGCGCATGGCGGCCAGGCGTCCGACGCGTTCGACGTGGTGATCCCGTCGATTCCCGGGCACGGCTTCTCCGGCAAGCCCACCGAGACGGGCTGGGACCCCGTGCGCGTGGCCCGTGCCTGGATCGTGCTGATGCAGCGCCTGGGCTACAGGCAGTACGTTGCGCAGGGCGGCGACTGGGGCGACGCGATCTCGGAGCAGATGGCGCTGATCGCGCCCAAGGGTTTGCTGGGCATCCACGTCAACATGCCCGCGACCGTGCCGGCAAACATCTCGAAGGCGCTCAAGTACGGCGAACCGGCACCGGCGGGGCTGTCCGCCGAGGAGCAGCATGCCTTCGACCAGCTCGATACGTTCTTCAAGCACGGGCTGGGCTATGCGATCGAGATGGCAAATCGCCCGCAGACGCTCTATGGCATCGAGGATTCTCCGATCGGCCTGGCCTCCTGGATGCTCGATCACGATGCCGCGAGCCACGACCTGATCGCGCGCGTGTTCGACGGCCAGAGCGAAGGACTGACGCGCGACGACGTGCTCGACAACATCACGCTGTACTGGCTCACGCGGACGGCGGTGTCGTCGGCCCGGCTGTACTGGGAAAACAAGCTGCCGTTCTTCGACGTGAAGAACCTGCAGATTCCGGTGGCCGTGAGCGTCTTCCCGGACGAGATCTACGCCGCGCCGCGCAGCTGGACCGAGCGTGCATATCCGAAGCTGATCCGCTACAACCGCCTGCCGAAGGGTGGCCACTTTGCGGCGTGGGAGCAGCCAGCGGTGTTCTCCGAGGAACTGCGGGCCAGTTTCCGACCGCTGCGGAGCGCGTGAACGGAAGGCGGCGACGCGCCTACTTCACGGAGCCGCCGAGCACTTCGCGCCGCGCGCGCAACACATGGATCGACTGTCGCAAGGTGCTGAGCGTGCCGACGGCCTGGGCGTCACCACCGACGGCCGAAGCGCGCGCGGCAAGTTCCGCGCGTCGCAGTTCGGCCTCGCGCTCGGCGATATAGCGGTCAAGAATCACCAGATCCCGCAGGGCTTTTCCTTTTGCATGGATTTCATCGGGGATGGAGGGATGGCTCACTTCACTATATGGCCCGCGCCAGCGTGCGCACCGTGGAATGCGCCGCGAAAACGGCTTATTCGCATGTCCGAATAGATTGCATTACGGACAACATGTGGCGTCACGGCCGGACATATATTCCGATTGCTCTTGCTCGTATCGCGCCACGCAAGAGAGTCAGTTCGTATTCGAGCCGCTCCATTGCGAGCGGCTTCTTTTTTGCGCGGGCTTCCTGGCTGGCGGGCTTGGGATCAGGCTGTGGCGAGCTTCTTGCGTAGTATGATGGCGCTCTCCATTCAGCATCGGCGCGTCCTACGTTCATGGCTCGGTCCAAGGTGAAATCCATCCCCAGTCAGCTTCACTTTCCTGTCGTGGGAATCGGCGCATCCGCCGGCGGGATCGAGGCATTGCGGCAGTTCTTCGAGGCGCTCCCGGGGCGCACGGGTGCCGCGTACGTCATTGTCCTGCACCTGTCCCCGGATCACAGCAGCTCCCTGCCGGGCATCCTGTCCGGCGTGACCTCCATGCCGGTGCAGCAGGTCAACGAAGCGACGATCATCGAGCCCAACCACGTCTACCTGATTGCTCCGTCGATGGTGCTGACCATGATCGACGGTTACCTGCGGGTACAGGCGCCCGCGTCCCACGACGACCGCCGCATGGCCATCGATTTGTTCCTGCGGTCGCTGGCCGAAGCCCATGGCGACCGCTCCGTGGCCATCGTGCTGTCGGGTGCGGGCGCCGATGGTGCCGTGGGCATCACGCGCGTGAAGGAGCTGGGCGGCATCGTGATGGCCCAGCAGCCCGAGGATGCGTCGTTCTCCAGCATGCCGCGCGCCGCCATCGGCACGGGCCAGGTCGATTTCGTGCTGCCGGTGGCCGACATGCCGCAGCGGCTGCTGGAAATGTGGTCGAACAAGCGGCGCATCCGCACCACCGTGGAGGCCGACCCGGACGCCGACGACGCCATCGCCACGGACAACGAGCGCATCCTGCGCGAGATCATGGTCATCCTGCGCACGCGCACCGGCCACGATTTCCGGCAGTACAAGCGCGCCACCGTGCTGCGCCGCATCGAGCGGCGCATGCAGGTTGGGGGGCTGTCCGAATTGCAGGAGTACCGCGACTTCCTGCACGACCACCCCGACGAGACGCCGCACCTGCTGCAGGACATGCTGATCAGCGTGACCAACTTCTTCCGCGACAAGGACGCCTACGACCTGCTGCAGAACGACGTGGTGCCGCAGCTGGTGGAGCATCGCATCGAGAACGAGCCGGTGCGCATCTGGTCCGCCGGCTGCGCCACGGGCGAGGAAGCCTATTCGCTGGCCATGCTGCTGCAGGAAGCTTCGTCGCGCAACGCCGAGGCCGTGCCATTCCAGGTGTTCGCCACCGATATCGACGAACGGGCGATCTCGTATGCGCGTGCCGGGCTGTATCCGGAATCGATCCTGGCCGACGTGGATCCGGGCCGGGTGCGCCAGTTCCTGGTCAAGGACGCCGCGCATTACCGCATCAAGAAGGAACTGCGCGAACACGTGCTGTTTGCCCTGCACAACGTGCTGCGCGACCCGCCGTTCTCGCGGCTGGACATGATCTGCTGCCGCAACCTGCTGATCTACCTGGATCGCGAGGCACAGCTCGAAGTCCTGCGCACGTTCCATTTTGCGCTGCGCCCCGGCGGCTACCTGTTCCTGGGCAGTTCCGAGGCGGCGGACAGCGTCAGCACGCTGTTCACCGTGGTGGACAAGAAGGCGCGCATCTACCGGGCCAACGTGGCGGTGCGCGGCGACGCGCCGGTGCCGATGTCGGCCGCCATGCAGAACATGCGCATGCCCATTGCCATCATGCAGCCGCCCGGGCGGCGCAAGTTCTCGTTCGGCGACCTGCATCAGCGGCTGGTGGAGCAGCATGCGCCGCCCAGCGTGCTGGTCAGCCGCGAATCGGACATCGTTCACCTGTCGGACCGGGCCGGGCGCTTCCTGGAGTACGCGGGCGGCGAGCCGTCGCACAACGTGATCGCGGCGGTGCGGCCCGAGCTGCGGCTCGAACTGCGCACGGCCATCTTCCAGGCGCTGCAGGCCAACCACAGCGTGGAGGCGCGGCGCGTGCAACTGACGCGCGACGGGCGCAACTACTTCGTCAACATGATCGCGCGGCCGGTGCATGACGCCGAGGCCAACGCCGATTTCGTGCTGATCCTGTTCCATGAGGTCGAGGACAGCATGAGCGAGGCGTCGGACGCCCCGCAGAAGCGCCAGCCGGACCCGATCGTGAGCCAGCTCGAACGCGAACTGCACCGCACCAAGGAGCAGCTGCAGGCCACCATCGAGCAATCGGAGACCTCGACCGAAGAGCTGAAGGCGTCCAACGAGGAACTGCAGGCGATCAACGAGGAACTGCGCTCGGCCACCGAGGAACTGGAGACCAGCAAGGAAGAGCTGCAGTCGATCAACGAAGAGCTCACCACGGTCAACGCCGAACTGAAGTCGAAGGTCGAGGAAACCAGCAAGATCAACGACGACCTGCAGAACCTGATCATGGCCAACGACATTGGCACGATCTTCGTCGACCGGAATATCCGCATCAAGCGCTACACGCCGCGCGCGACCGACGTGTTCAGCATCATTCCGTCCGATATCGGCCGGTCGCTGCTCGACATCACGCACCGGCTGGACTACGACAAGCTGTCTGACGACGCGGCTGAGGCATTCGACTCGCTGCGGCTGATCGAGCGCGAAGTGCAGAGCAGCGATGGCCGCTGGTATCTGGCGCGCTTCCTGCCGTACCGCACCACCGAGGACCGTATCGACGGCGCGGTGCTGTCGTTCATCGACATCACCTCGCGCAAGGCGGCCGAGGCGCAGTTGCGCGAGGGCGAGCGGCGCATGCGCATCGTGGCCGAGAGCACGCGCGACTACGCCATCATCACCTTCGACGACGACGGCCGCATCACCAGCTGGAACATGGGTGCCGAGCGCATTTTTGGCTACACCGAGGCGGAACTGCTGGGCGAGCCGGCCGATGTGCTGTACCTGCCCCAGGACCGCGACCGCGGTGTGCCGGCCGAGGAACGGGCGCAGGCGCGCAAGTTCGGGCGGGTCGAGGAAGACCGGTGGCACCTGCGCAAGGACGGCACGCGCTTCCGCTCGACGGGTGTGCTGTCGCGCCTGGAGCAGTCGGGGGTCAGCGGCTACGCCAAGATCTGCCGCGACATGAACGAGGCGCTGCCGGCCGGGGCCCTGCGCCTGGACGGCGGATTCCGCTCCACGCCTGTGCAGGATCATCGCGACGAATTCCTGGCGGTGGCTTCGCATGAACTGAAGCATCCGCTGAACCTGATCAGCGCCAGCAGCGAACTGATCGGACGCTCCGCCGAGGCGCGCCGCAACCCCATGATCGCCCGGGCGACGGAAACGATCCGCCGCACCGTGCTGGGCCAGGCGCAGATCATCGACGACCTGCTGGACATGTCGCGCGTGCGCACCGGCAAGCTGTCCGTATCGCGCGCGACCATCGATTTTGGCCAGGTCGTCCGGCATGTCTGCGAGGCCGTGCGCGGCGATGCGGACCAGCAGGGCACGACGCTGGAGGAAGTATTGCCGTCGCAGCCCGTCTGGATTCATGCCGACGTGACGCGCATCGAACAGGTGGTGTGGAACCTGCTCAGCAACGCGCTGAAGTTCACCGAGCGTGGCGACCGCATCAAGGTGGCGCTGGAAAGCGATGCCGGCACCGCGCGACTGATCGTCACCGATACCGGGATGGGTATCGATGCCCAGGCATTGCCCCATATCTTCGACATGTTCCGCCAGGGCAGCGCCATGCGGGCACGGTCGCGCGGCCTGGGCATCGGCCTGAACCTGGTGAAGGAAATCACGACGCTGCACGGCGGCACCGTGGAAGCCGCATCGGATGGCGCGGGCCACGGCAGCACCTTCACCGTGACGCTGCCGGTCGGCGCGCCGGCGTCCGCCGACGACGCGGCCGATGCCTTGCCGGCGTCCCTGTTGCGCGGCATGCACGTGATGCTGGTGGACGACGACGTGCAGACGGTGGATACCTTCCGCATGCTGCTCGAGGCCGAGGGCGCTGTCGTGGACGTGGCCAACGATGGCGAATCGGCACTGGCCTCCATGCAGGCCCGCACGCCGGACCTGCTGTTGTCCGACATTGGCATGCCTGGCATGGACGGCTATCAGCTGGTCCACCGGGTACGCGGACAGGCCGCGCTGAAGGAGGTGCCCGCGATCGCGCTGAGCGGCTACGGCCGCCACAGCGACGTGGACGCGGCCTTGCAGGCCGGCTTCGACGCGCACCTGCCCAAGCCGGTCATGCTGGACGACCTGCTGTCCACGCTCATGCGCCTTCGGCTTGCGTGACGGCTGACGTGCCCTCGGGGCGCGCCGCGGGTGCCGGGGGCTCGGCCGGCATGGCTTCCAGCACAAAGCGCCGATGCCGGCGTAGCGCGTCCACGGTCTCCCGCAGCGCGGACAGCAGCTCGAACCCATGGCGCGTCGGCAGGCCGTCCTGCTGCATCTGTCGCAGCACGCCAATCTGCCTGCGGATAATCACCCGGCCCTCGGCGATGTAACGGTCGACCTGGGCCAATGCCGCAACGGGGTCGAAGAGGCGACGCTGGCCATTGCGGCCCGGAGCCCCGCCAGCCCCGCCAGCCCCGCCAGGCCCGCCATGTCCGGTATGGGACCGATCATGCATGGAGCGACTCTGGATGCTCGGCGGCAGACGCGGGCTGCTGGACGTAGCCCGGACACTGGTTGCGGTCGATCCAGTGCTTGCCCCAGGCCAGCCCTTCGGCCATGGCCCGTTCGCAGGTCCGGAAGACGCCGATATCGCACGATTGCACCAGGACGGCGCCACTCTGCGCCACGCGCCCCGATGCCTGCCAGCTGTTCTCGCCCAGGAACAGCGCTGCGCCTTCGACGGTATGTCCATAGTACTGTTGCGTTGCCATGGCGGTCTCCTTGTCTCCAGCTTGTCTCGAACTTGTCTCCCACTGGCCAGGCATGTCCATTGCCTGTCAAAAAATTGTAAGAAGTCCGCTCTTCTGGCGAAACCGTGCAGCGTTGTCCAGAATGTTCAGGTTCAGGACATCACCTGATATGCTGTGCACTCACTATCGGTCACGCACCGTCCCATGCCCTCGACCCACGTCTATACCAACCAGGCCGCCACCCTCCGTGAGTTCGAAGCCGAATGCGTCAGCTTCGACGCCGCGGGCTATGTCGTGGATTTCGGACAGGCCTGGTGGGAGTGCAGCCCGGCCTCGCTGGCCGCACTCGATCGTCCCCGCATGCAGCAGCTGGTCAGGCGGTTGCGCGCCGGCGACGTGGTGGCAACGCTGCGGCTCAGCAGCCTGGGCAGTTCCGTACGCGACGTGGTGGCCACGGTCGAGCGGTTTCGCGGGCTGGGTGTGCGGCTGCACTGCATCGAAACGGGCGAGGCGATGCTGACCGATGCCACATCCACGGCATTCCGGACACTGCTGGCCGTCGAGGGGATGGAGCGCGACACGCGCAGCGCCCGGATGAAGGCCAGCGCGGAGCAGGCGGTGGAACGCGGCATCCGCCTGGGCCGCCGTCCGGCACTGGCCACCGGCATGCACGATGAAATCCGCGCGGCGCTGCGCCGGGGCACATCGGTCAGCGAACTGGCCCGCACCTTCAAGGTATCGCGCCAGACCATCATGCGGATTCGCGACGTCCAGCCCGAGTGACGCCATTGGCACGCCGGATGTACGTTCGGCGTGGTGCGATGCAAATCTTTCCCGTCTCTGCCCGGGCCGCCTGCGCGAACACTGACGTGGCGGTGGGCATACTCCTTGCGCCTCGCGGTACCGTTCGCGAACGAATTCGGTGGGAGACGGGCGCATGCCACAGACCGCGATGCCGGTATCGCGCCGGCGCATTGCCGGCGAACTCTGGACGGCCATCTGGCGCCATCGCGTCCGCGTGGTGGTGGCGATCGCCTTGCTGCTGCTGGCAAAGGCCGCCACCGTCTCCGTTCCGCTCGTCCTGAAACTGATCGTCGACGAGGCGGCGTCCACGCAGGCCGTCGCCAACCCCGCCGGTGCCGCCAGCATGGGGCCGCTGGTGCGCCTGATCGTCACGATCCCGGTCTTCCTGGTCCTGGCCTACGCCGTTCTGCGGCTGCTTGGCAACGCCTTCAACGAGCTGCGCGACGTGGTGTTCGCGCATGTCGCGCAGAGCACCGTGGCGGCCTTTACGGCCCGCGCGTTCTCGCACCTGCACGGGCTGGGCGCGCGATTCCATTCGCGGCGCGAGACCGGCAGCATCATCCGCGACATGGACAAGGGCACGGCGGCCATCGGTTTCCTGCTCGGCGTCGCCGTCTTCACCATCGTGCCGACGCTGCTGGAGATTGCGGCGGTGCTCGTGATCATGGTGGCGGCCTACGGCGGCCAGTTCGCGGCCATCATCCTGCTGGTCTTCGTGCTCTATGCGGCCTGCACCGCGCTGCTGACCCGGCGGCGCATGCGTGTGCAGCGCCGGGTCAACACCGTCGAGGCGCAGACCAACAGCAAGGTGGTGGACAGCCTGCTGAACTACGACACCGTCAAGTACTTTGCCCGCGAATCGTTCGAATCGCGGCGGCTCGGCGGCCTGCTGGACCGCTGGGTCGAAACCACCGTGGAGAACCAGCATGCGCTGTCGGCGCTGCATATCGCCCAGAGCGGATGCATTGCCGTGGGCGTGGCCAGCGTCATGCTGCTGGGCGTGCAGCGCGTGGCGCAGGGCACGCTGACCGTGGGCGACCTGGTGCTGATCAACGCGTACATCATCCAGGTGGTGCTGCCGCTGAACACGCTTGGCTTCATCTTCCGGGAATCGAATGACGCCATGACCAACGTCGAGCGGCTGTTCGCGCTGCTCGACGCCAGGGGCCGCGCGGGCGAGGACGACGACGCACCGGGCGCGCGGCCGCTGGTGGTCAGGCACGGCGAGATCGCGTTCGAGAACGTGAACTTCAGCTACGACCCCAGCCGCCAGACGCTCTGGGACGTGAGCTTTCGCGTGGGCGCCGGCCAGACCGTGGCGGTGGTGGGCGGCAGCGGCTCCGGCAAGTCGACGCTGGCGCGGCTGCTGTTCCGGCTCTACCAGCCCGATTCCGGCCGCGTGCTGGTCGACGGCCAGGACCTGCGGCTGGTCACCCAGCGCAGCCTGCGCGAGTCGGTGGGCATCGTGCCGCAGGACACCATCCTTTTCAACGATACGATCGCCTACAACATCGCCTACGGCCTGGAGGGCGCCTCGCGGGCCGATGTGGTGGCGGCCGCGCGCGCGGCCCAGCTCGATACGTTCGTCGACCGTCTGCCCGACGGCTACGAGACCATGGTCGGCGAGCGCGGCGTGCGGCTTTCGGGCGGCGAGCGCCAGCGCGTGGCCATTGCGCGCGCCATGCTCAAGCGGCCGCCCATCGTGGTGTTCGACGAAGCCACCTCGGCGCTCGACACGCGTACCGAGCGCGCGATCCAGCTGGAACTGACGCGTGTGGCGAAGGGCCGCACGGCATTCATCATCGCGCACCGGCTGTCGACCATCACCGATGCCGACCATATTCTCGTCATGGAGCATGGCCGGGTGGTGGAGGCCGGCACGCACCAGGCGCTGCTGGCGCGCGGCGGCGTCTACGCGCAGATGTGGCGGCTGCAACAGCAGCAGCGCGAGCTTGAGCGCACCGAAGAGCGCCTGGCGCTGCAGCCGATCCGGCTCGAAACGATCGTGGCCGGTGTCGTCGACGGGCTGCGCGAGCGCATCGCGGCGCGCCATATCCACCTGTTCACCGTGGTGGGCGAGGCCGAACTGCGGGTGACCGGCGATCCGGGTTTGCTGCAGAAGGTGATCTGGGAGCTGTGCGAGCGGATCGTCGATGCCGTGGAGGCCGGCGGCCGCATCGAGTTGCGGCTGGAGCGCAGCAACGGCGATGCGGCGCTGACGCTGTCCGCCACGGCGGCGGACCAGGGCCATCCGGTGCCGGCGGCGGAAATCCAGCGCCTGCAGGTCGAGCTTGCCGAAGCCGGCATCACGCTGAAGGCCGATGCGGCGCAACAGGTCTGGCAGCTGCGCATGCCGATGCGGCCGCTGGGCGAGCCGCTGGCCAGGCCCCAGATACTGCCGGCCGAGGAAGCGCCGCTGGCGCTGGGTCCGCAGACGCTGCGCGGCTGCTGCGTGCTGGTGCTGGACGACGATCCGCCCACGCGGGACGTGCTGGTCGACGCGCTCGAAGACCTCGGTGCCGAGGCGCTTGCCTTCGCGCATGGTCGCGATCTGCTGCAGCATCTGTCGGAAGCCGCGCCAAACCAGTGGCCACAGGTACTGCTGTGCGATATCGCGCTGGACGAAGAGGACGGCTACACGGTGCTGCGCGACGTACGGCGCCTGGAATCCCAGCGCGAAGTGCCGCTGCTGCGCCGTGTGACCGCCATCGCGCTATCCGGCCATGCCCAGCCGCAGGACCGCATCCGCGCGATGATGGCCGGCTTCCAGCTGCACCTGTCGAAGCCGGTGCAGATGGCCGAGCTGATTGCCGCGATATCGGCCCACTACCGGCACGCCGCAGCCGGCCCGTCGGCCCCGGCGACGGAAGATCGGCGCTAGCGTTGGCGGCGCGTAAGCCGCAGCGCGGCCACCACGTTGTCACCAACCACGGCACGCTCGCGCAGCACCCAGTGCATGCCCTGCGCCAGGTCGCGCCATCCCGCCACGCCAAGATGCATGGCCAGCGACGGCATGGCGCGCAGCGTGTCGCCCACCGCCATGCCGGCGGGCAGGTGCAGCCACGCCGCCCACACCGCGTTGCGGGCGAGCAGCGCGCGGCGGGCGCGCGTGTCGCGCAAGGGGCTGGGATGATGATGAACCACCAGGTCGGGGGCATAGACCATCAGCCAGCCGCGCGCGGCCAGCTTCCATGCGAGCACGCTTTCCTCGCCCCCGATGAAGAACCGCGCGTCGTAGCCGCCTGCCGCCAGGAAGGCGGCGGTGCGGAAGGCCGTTGCGCCAGCCATGAGGCCGAGGATGGCGCGTCCGGGCAGGTCGGCCGAGGGCAGCGGGCTGCGCGCCATCAGCGTGCTGGCGGGGTCCTCGCGGTCCGAGGCGCCCACCAGGATGCGCGCCGTCAGCGATACCACGGCGGGGTGGGCGTCGAACAGCGCGCACGCGCGGGCGAGCGATCCGGCCTGCCACCAGCAGTCGTCGTCGCAGAACGCCACATAGGGGGTACCTGCAACCTGCGCCGCCCATTGCGCGCCAAGGTTCCGGCCCGCCGCGCCAAGGTTGGTGTCGCTGCGCAGGCAGGCTATCTGGGGAAAGGTGTCGCGCACCATGGCCGCGGTGCCGTCGGTGGACCCGTTGTCGACCACGGCGATGCGCGGCCGCTCGGGCAGCGCCTGCAGGTGGCGCAGCGTCCGGCACAGCGTGTCACGGCGGTTGTACGTCAGCACGACCACGCTGATGCCAGCGTGCCACGGTGTGCCTTCCATTGGCGTTCAGGCGTCAGGCGCCCCGGGCCGGGACGATGTCGAGCGACCAGTAGCGCTCGGGTGCGCCGATGTCGGCCAGCTGTCCAGCGTTGAACAGCGGCAACTGGCTCTCGTAGGACTCCACGGCCGCCATCTTCATGCTCTGCCATGGCACCAGCGGAAACTGCACCGGCGCGGCAATCAGGCCGGCCTGCCACCAGCCCATCAGGCGGCTCTGCACCATGCCGGGCAGCCGGCGATAGATGGCGTCCTCATAGAACAGCCATTGCACGGGCGGCACCGGCGTGCCGTCTTCCGCCGTATCGGCGGTCTGCATGCTCGACACCGTGGCGCGCAGCAGCATGCAGGCCTTGCCGACCAGCACGTGATCGC
This region of Cupriavidus sp. EM10 genomic DNA includes:
- a CDS encoding CheR family methyltransferase; protein product: MARSKVKSIPSQLHFPVVGIGASAGGIEALRQFFEALPGRTGAAYVIVLHLSPDHSSSLPGILSGVTSMPVQQVNEATIIEPNHVYLIAPSMVLTMIDGYLRVQAPASHDDRRMAIDLFLRSLAEAHGDRSVAIVLSGAGADGAVGITRVKELGGIVMAQQPEDASFSSMPRAAIGTGQVDFVLPVADMPQRLLEMWSNKRRIRTTVEADPDADDAIATDNERILREIMVILRTRTGHDFRQYKRATVLRRIERRMQVGGLSELQEYRDFLHDHPDETPHLLQDMLISVTNFFRDKDAYDLLQNDVVPQLVEHRIENEPVRIWSAGCATGEEAYSLAMLLQEASSRNAEAVPFQVFATDIDERAISYARAGLYPESILADVDPGRVRQFLVKDAAHYRIKKELREHVLFALHNVLRDPPFSRLDMICCRNLLIYLDREAQLEVLRTFHFALRPGGYLFLGSSEAADSVSTLFTVVDKKARIYRANVAVRGDAPVPMSAAMQNMRMPIAIMQPPGRRKFSFGDLHQRLVEQHAPPSVLVSRESDIVHLSDRAGRFLEYAGGEPSHNVIAAVRPELRLELRTAIFQALQANHSVEARRVQLTRDGRNYFVNMIARPVHDAEANADFVLILFHEVEDSMSEASDAPQKRQPDPIVSQLERELHRTKEQLQATIEQSETSTEELKASNEELQAINEELRSATEELETSKEELQSINEELTTVNAELKSKVEETSKINDDLQNLIMANDIGTIFVDRNIRIKRYTPRATDVFSIIPSDIGRSLLDITHRLDYDKLSDDAAEAFDSLRLIEREVQSSDGRWYLARFLPYRTTEDRIDGAVLSFIDITSRKAAEAQLREGERRMRIVAESTRDYAIITFDDDGRITSWNMGAERIFGYTEAELLGEPADVLYLPQDRDRGVPAEERAQARKFGRVEEDRWHLRKDGTRFRSTGVLSRLEQSGVSGYAKICRDMNEALPAGALRLDGGFRSTPVQDHRDEFLAVASHELKHPLNLISASSELIGRSAEARRNPMIARATETIRRTVLGQAQIIDDLLDMSRVRTGKLSVSRATIDFGQVVRHVCEAVRGDADQQGTTLEEVLPSQPVWIHADVTRIEQVVWNLLSNALKFTERGDRIKVALESDAGTARLIVTDTGMGIDAQALPHIFDMFRQGSAMRARSRGLGIGLNLVKEITTLHGGTVEAASDGAGHGSTFTVTLPVGAPASADDAADALPASLLRGMHVMLVDDDVQTVDTFRMLLEAEGAVVDVANDGESALASMQARTPDLLLSDIGMPGMDGYQLVHRVRGQAALKEVPAIALSGYGRHSDVDAALQAGFDAHLPKPVMLDDLLSTLMRLRLA
- a CDS encoding glycosyltransferase family 2 protein, which gives rise to MEGTPWHAGISVVVLTYNRRDTLCRTLRHLQALPERPRIAVVDNGSTDGTAAMVRDTFPQIACLRSDTNLGAAGRNLGAQWAAQVAGTPYVAFCDDDCWWQAGSLARACALFDAHPAVVSLTARILVGASDREDPASTLMARSPLPSADLPGRAILGLMAGATAFRTAAFLAAGGYDARFFIGGEESVLAWKLAARGWLMVYAPDLVVHHHPSPLRDTRARRALLARNAVWAAWLHLPAGMAVGDTLRAMPSLAMHLGVAGWRDLAQGMHWVLRERAVVGDNVVAALRLTRRQR
- a CDS encoding recombinase family protein, which produces MPSTHVYTNQAATLREFEAECVSFDAAGYVVDFGQAWWECSPASLAALDRPRMQQLVRRLRAGDVVATLRLSSLGSSVRDVVATVERFRGLGVRLHCIETGEAMLTDATSTAFRTLLAVEGMERDTRSARMKASAEQAVERGIRLGRRPALATGMHDEIRAALRRGTSVSELARTFKVSRQTIMRIRDVQPE
- a CDS encoding epoxide hydrolase family protein, which translates into the protein MNNTDKSNQIPAAKRITRRGFLGVSAAVAGYGMGIAAFPGDAMAEQVVEGATATAVPTDAIRPFRVAFPQEALQDLKRRILATRWPTRETVTDASQGVRLATVQQLARYWTTQYDWRKVEARLNALPQFKTTIDGVDIHFIHVRSKHANALPVIVTHGWPGSVIEQLKIIGPLTDPTAHGGQASDAFDVVIPSIPGHGFSGKPTETGWDPVRVARAWIVLMQRLGYRQYVAQGGDWGDAISEQMALIAPKGLLGIHVNMPATVPANISKALKYGEPAPAGLSAEEQHAFDQLDTFFKHGLGYAIEMANRPQTLYGIEDSPIGLASWMLDHDAASHDLIARVFDGQSEGLTRDDVLDNITLYWLTRTAVSSARLYWENKLPFFDVKNLQIPVAVSVFPDEIYAAPRSWTERAYPKLIRYNRLPKGGHFAAWEQPAVFSEELRASFRPLRSA
- a CDS encoding ABC transporter transmembrane domain-containing protein produces the protein MPQTAMPVSRRRIAGELWTAIWRHRVRVVVAIALLLLAKAATVSVPLVLKLIVDEAASTQAVANPAGAASMGPLVRLIVTIPVFLVLAYAVLRLLGNAFNELRDVVFAHVAQSTVAAFTARAFSHLHGLGARFHSRRETGSIIRDMDKGTAAIGFLLGVAVFTIVPTLLEIAAVLVIMVAAYGGQFAAIILLVFVLYAACTALLTRRRMRVQRRVNTVEAQTNSKVVDSLLNYDTVKYFARESFESRRLGGLLDRWVETTVENQHALSALHIAQSGCIAVGVASVMLLGVQRVAQGTLTVGDLVLINAYIIQVVLPLNTLGFIFRESNDAMTNVERLFALLDARGRAGEDDDAPGARPLVVRHGEIAFENVNFSYDPSRQTLWDVSFRVGAGQTVAVVGGSGSGKSTLARLLFRLYQPDSGRVLVDGQDLRLVTQRSLRESVGIVPQDTILFNDTIAYNIAYGLEGASRADVVAAARAAQLDTFVDRLPDGYETMVGERGVRLSGGERQRVAIARAMLKRPPIVVFDEATSALDTRTERAIQLELTRVAKGRTAFIIAHRLSTITDADHILVMEHGRVVEAGTHQALLARGGVYAQMWRLQQQQRELERTEERLALQPIRLETIVAGVVDGLRERIAARHIHLFTVVGEAELRVTGDPGLLQKVIWELCERIVDAVEAGGRIELRLERSNGDAALTLSATAADQGHPVPAAEIQRLQVELAEAGITLKADAAQQVWQLRMPMRPLGEPLARPQILPAEEAPLALGPQTLRGCCVLVLDDDPPTRDVLVDALEDLGAEALAFAHGRDLLQHLSEAAPNQWPQVLLCDIALDEEDGYTVLRDVRRLESQREVPLLRRVTAIALSGHAQPQDRIRAMMAGFQLHLSKPVQMAELIAAISAHYRHAAAGPSAPATEDRR